TCTCCTCTGAAGAAGgtacagaggaggaagagagaaagacagcaacATAGTGTAGTTACTGAAAATATGATCTGGTCTTGTCTATGACTTTTAGAACTACAACAGGAATCACAACCTGTTGGCCCAAAAAGCTAGGCTGGGGTATCAACAGTTGACACTTGTCATTATTCCAAGTCTGGAGGGGGTCTTTAAACATTGTACTGTagttaatatgtttttaatgagaACAGGACTTACTGATGTTTCCACCAATCTCATAGAGAAATAAGTCTTCTTGTTTCACTGTCACTGAACTAagaggacaaagagagaaagaaacaagggAGAGACAGTACAGAGAAAGAGTTatataactatgcagtactcaTAAAGCCAAGGCAAatagtgaatgtgtgtttgtgtgagagtgtatACAATGTATATACACATTACCTTTCTTGACTGAGGAAGCGTGTTAATACGTCAGAAGCCTGTAACTCTGCAGTAAGCTCAACTGCCATAGACACTTTATTGAACTGCGGTGCCTGGACGCGGATAAAGCCCTGTGAACTCTCCTGGTGGTAAACACATATGAACAGATTGAGACAAAGACAAAACGTAATTACCTGAAAAAAaaggcctaaccctaaccctgaggtCACCATCCTGTTGAAATCATTCAAAACACTGTCCACATCAACATACAAGCACTCACAAAGCACCTCAGGCAACTAAAGAATTTggaattggataaaaaaaaaatcttcctctTCTGTTTAATAAACTTAAGTCACTGTCCAGACTGCACAGCACATAGCTGAGCATGCAGGGTCAACTGGTGAAGTCATTCAAAGTAActttttttccaagcagatcTACTCTTCTATGCTGTTGTCACTCCACCAACTCAGCTGTCTTTCAGTATCATGATCACACACGTTTTCAAGACAGCTGATCAGTAGCGACAGTGCAACCTAGAAACTGTAAACTCTCTACTGGTGATTGTCAGTTCTTGTCAGCACTGGCACATCcaagaggagatgagaggagactGGTTGCTAATCAAACACTCATCTTTTTGGACATAAGGAATGACCGCTGGCGctccacaaaacaaacaaacaaaaaaaaatcaagtgagTTTGTGGGAAACTTTTTGAACCAAGAACTTCAGTATTTGGAATAAGTAGCTTGTGAAAATTGTGTGCCAAAGTCAGACGGGTACACCTATTATTTCATTGCACATATTTTCTTACTCATCAAGAAAAACTTGATTGCGATATCCctaaatgaacatttaatatgTATACAGAATGGTATAAATATCTTAATGCACAGCTACAAAGGGGTTACATATCTTATAACTGGTTTGGCTCCTGAATCCTGCCCACATGTTACACCAAAAACATTATTCTTATATatcaccactagatgtcgcTATTACTCAAGACAGTACATATACAAGCTGTGCTGTTTATGACTACTACTAAAGGAAGATCAGTTGGTATCAGGTAACAGGGAAATGTCTTGACCCTGACTCGAcccatttatttttacagacaTCATAGAAATTCCTCAGTATATATTTAAATCTTTATACACAGTATCAATTACCATTTACCTTATCATAACACCTGCAGATTGCATGAAATAAGATAACATAAAAGTATAACTTCACTATCACACACACCATTTACCCTGAAAGATTTATGACTGTTATATCAAATGAGTCCCTGCATAGCaattacatttataaagttAAAACTCCTACCTCTGGAACAGCTTTGTCAGATGGTTTGTCAGTGGTTATCTTCTTCAGCAGCTTTCTTACAGCTCTCTCTTTGTTCGGTTTCCGCTCCATGTTTTGTTGTCTGACCTGGGTCAGGATGAACTTTGGGATCTAGATGAGAGAGACACACGTAGAATGGGGATTTGACACACGTCACaaatacacagtaacacatccTCCACTCATTGTGGAACAACAAATGTTAGATGCGTCTGTGAGTAACTATTTATAAACCAGGCTGCACTGATTTAACTGACACTGACACATATCTGCTAATGATGGTGATTTGAATGGCAGAGCACTTTCAGCTAGCAGGCTCTTTTTGATCCTTACTGTCCATAGAAGATTCTGGTATCTAATCAGCAGCCGCACAATGCTGGCTGTGCTCGTTGCCATGGCGAACTGCTGTTGTTCTGTAACCTTGGAGCGGATGCCCTTTAACATAAAGATGTTGGGCGCTATGACAACAGAGACATTGTTGAGGGTCATTTTATTCTGGGCCTGATGGTCAATCACACGCTGGAAAAATTCCATTAATGCCTGTGGGAGGAAACAGAAGAAATTGTGACAATAGAAAATTAGGTCATGTTTTATTGGTGAAAGTCCTGCATATACAGTAGCACGTTTAAAAGGGCATGTGCATCTACCTTCAAAGTATCCCGATTGGCCTCAGGTAACAAAAGGACGAGCAGGTTCAAAGCCTGCAGCTGTTGCTTCTTTGTGGGGAGCACTgtaatgtaaaaacacacacgaaCAGGGAAATGCTTAATAACCTAACCCTTGCTGTAAAACTCTCATGATCAAAGTTAACCTCATGTACAGGTAGTATACATACTGTTGACAGCAGTAAATGCATTGAGGTACTCCACAGTCAGTAATGGATGCGGTAAGTCCCTGATGAACAACTTCAGAAGGCTAGCAGCATCGTGCTGTTTcagctgttgccatggaaacaccCCGTCATAGAAAGAGGACTCTAGCTCATGACACAGTGACTGAAACAGATACACACAGGCAAGCACATTACACTACTGtatcaaaataaagaaataaagtctGGTGACTAATTCAAGCAACTGTGATGATGTACTGGTGAACGTTGATCGACTGATTGATGACATGGAGATTTAAGTCTGTGAAACTAAACTGATAATACTGTTTCCCACCTTGACTCTAGTGGCCACTCCAGGGATTCGAAGCAAACCCTCTGTGTCTAATCCGTCCTCCTCAATATGACTGATAAGCTATGGATAAAAGAGAGACTCACTTATGGTATAAGACTATAATAACAAAGTTGGACATACTGGTAATAATGATGGCGTAGGTGCCAGACCATCTGGCTGGTGTGCTCACCTTCTGCAGTATAGTTGGCACTTTGGTCCCAGGAGCTCTCCTCTGGTCCTGTTCCAATAACGTTGTAAGAGGAACACCAAATAGACCGCTTtctacacaaacaaaaatatgaagTTAAGCCTCTAAACTGTTTATAGAATGTTAACTATGGTTGTTTACCCAGATAAAAATAGTAatttattctcattttatttattttgacattttgatgacTTTGTCAGTATTTGCTGAtatcctgtttgtgtgtgtgtacaagttCTCATTTGTGGTTTTTACTTTTAATCTCTGTGCGTGTCTGTGAAGCAAAAGCATATTTAACTTATGTTCCCCGCtctgtgtcgtgtgtgtgtggtgtttacCTTTAGCCTTAACTTTGACAGCTTTGTGTGCCTTAAGGTCTATCCCAGCTGTGTCAAACAGAGCAGTCATCTCCACAAGCACAAGTCTACGCACCTGATAGAGcatgaaaaacagagaaaaatgtacaatataaataataaactgtatATTTTTGATATCAGTACTACATTTATAAACAACAAAGGAATGTTTGTCTTGCAAAGGCCCATCCTAAGATAAATTGATGATGCACATACACAGATCATAACATCCCTCATATCACATTACCTTTTTCATATCCAGAGGAGAGAGGTCTCCTATTCTGGTCTGACCTGTTTTATCCCGGAGCAACTTAAAGttctagaaaagaaaaaaaaaaagatagagagagagatgggactAGTCAGCTACTGTGGGAGAAACCACTGCAAGTAGACATTGCACCAAAAAGTGTAGGCAACGTTCACATCCAATAAAATTCAAACAGGTACTAGATCAACGACACAATGTTaacaagaaaagataaaaaggtCCACACATTGTAGCTCCCTTAGATGCAATTTCTCTTCTTCAGATTCCAGCATCACTGGTCGATGTCTTTTTAAATAGCATCTGAAGTAGATATTGCACACAATTCATTTTTTATCTGTATTTAACTTTATATTTGTATCATGACTGTGGATTATTTCATGCATGAATTGACTGCACTGTACGTAGACTTCTGTGATCACACACAGTGGAATGAGTCTGTTACACCAGCTTCAAGCACTAGATGTCACTATAGAccatcactcacacatacagttcTGCTTTCCACTGAAGTGCAATACAACCCTGCCTTATCCTCACTATAAAATCTGTATATACTCTATACTATATACTCTAGTGTATATACTCTATTCTATAAATGGACAGCATTTATATTGTCAATTtgcctctcattcacacacacacattcaccgcCATACCATACACTGAGCCTAATTATAAGATTATAAACCCAAACTGTTTACTTTAGTCATAAAGTAAATAATTTCCTAAATGTGAAGGTGTAAGACATAGATCCTGTTCCAGCTAATATCAAAGTTCAACTTTTTTCAAAATTGATCTGATTATATTACATTGAGATgcaacaaaaggaaaacattttgtcaCCATGGACACCTTAAAAAATACACAGTCAACAGTAAATAACCAGTAAGCAACTTTGTAATAAGGTTCCTCTATTTCTGTTGCCAGTTCTCTATTTATCGCACACTCTCTAGCAATCATTGCTCTAAGACAACTAATAAGTTATCAATACACACGTTAATAGAAACCTGCAGGACACTTGCATTAAAAGGAAATATACAGCACAGGAGAGGAAGTACAGATTTGTGACTCACCGGCAATTTGTCATCAGCCGTGTTCATGGTAGAAGTGACTCTTGACTTTTGATGGTTGTCCCTGTAACTGAGCGCCTGCTCTGAAAATGCCACTTCAACGTTCATTACCGTCTCTTTTTCTGTCAAGACGCAGGCAGAGAAGGATATTAGAGCTGTGACTACACAAGTAGTTTGgtacaaatgtgtttatgtaggTGAAGTGCTGCTGTATAAACAGTACATAGAGACAGTGTCCCACAGCGTTGTAGTCACTTCAgctgaaggagaaagagagacgcCTGATAAAACTACTGACgctgaataaacacacacttttggGTTTGGCTGATATTTGAACCATCTTACAGTGATGTACTATATACACAAATTTATAATAAAGCTGTGTTTATGAATTCTTCTATTGCTGTGTTgagaaataacatttatttgtatttttgtagcatatatatttacatttcatgTGTTCTAAAATGCATTTAAGGCAGAAGTTTATTTGGGCCTCAGTTTGTCATTCACAACGCTGATTCACAGTTTGTCTATAGAAGTATGTTGCACGTACCAGATGAAGTGACGTCTTTTTGTCCATTCTCACTTCCCCCTTTGGGTTTACCCGGCCCCTCATCCTGTAGCAGACAGTGAACACAGAGACATATTGTACACTGAACAGCATACATTGTAATGTTCAACCACTCACGTATTCACACAGAACTCCCCCTCCCAGTTACATTTTTCCGTGTTACATATTATCTTTTTTGTTAATTAGTGGACAAACTGTGTGTCTAAGTTAGGAGAACAAGAGACTTTTGGTTCAGCGCTACTAATTCTGCTGACTAGAGTAGTTTGGAGCAGCAGAACACtatatttttcataaataaatacttcTATAAGAATCCTAGTGTCATGTCAAAAAAAAGCTTGGTAATTAGTTACTATTCACCACAAAACTGGAGAAGTAACAAAAGCAAAGTTAGCGAAGTTATGACCACTTCCTTTGTGGtaacaaaaaaaatggaaatgccTACTTTGTGTTGTCGTAGAATGTTCAATTCATGTAATCAATTTATCTTTCATGATTTCATGCCAATCATAATCACTGCACTGAGATTTTCTGATGGTCTTACAGTGTTTAAAACAATTCTGAAAGCAAAGTGATGACTTAAAGTTAAATCTGATCAAgtattgttttttgtgatgTGCACTCACACATTTTTACCTCAGATCAAGTTCACTTTGTGTGTATATACTAACCTTTTCAGGCGGTTTGAATATATCCCTAACATCGGGAACGTGTTGTCGGTTGCGTCGCCGTTGCAATGTCTGCTGTACGGTAGCCACACGCCGTT
This genomic interval from Scomber japonicus isolate fScoJap1 chromosome 17, fScoJap1.pri, whole genome shotgun sequence contains the following:
- the arhgap18 gene encoding rho GTPase-activating protein 18, yielding MSRQQQQTQGVVLTGYHSNVEMLPKTGPCDPDPPAQEHELSRKTGHYTVQPNQNTHHGDRYGPTSTDPSSLPNPSIALGPRSQPSSSPKPNNSSPRHSPHCRKGSQPSCQRCNSQDSLDELEMDDYWKEVEHITCSGGGAGKGEGGGEGEVQEEEQQKIPEEGEQEEAWLTEAGLTQLFDDSLAGDQDQEEDNAVFLSTLTRTQAAAVQRRVATVQQTLQRRRNRQHVPDVRDIFKPPEKDEGPGKPKGGSENGQKDVTSSEKETVMNVEVAFSEQALSYRDNHQKSRVTSTMNTADDKLPNFKLLRDKTGQTRIGDLSPLDMKKVRRLVLVEMTALFDTAGIDLKAHKAVKVKAKESGLFGVPLTTLLEQDQRRAPGTKVPTILQKLISHIEEDGLDTEGLLRIPGVATRVKSLCHELESSFYDGVFPWQQLKQHDAASLLKLFIRDLPHPLLTVEYLNAFTAVNMLPTKKQQLQALNLLVLLLPEANRDTLKALMEFFQRVIDHQAQNKMTLNNVSVVIAPNIFMLKGIRSKVTEQQQFAMATSTASIVRLLIRYQNLLWTIPKFILTQVRQQNMERKPNKERAVRKLLKKITTDKPSDKAVPEESSQGFIRVQAPQFNKVSMAVELTAELQASDVLTRFLSQESSVTVKQEDLFLYEIGGNIKERCLDGETYMKDLIQLNPAAEWVIKVVQR